From a region of the Oryza sativa Japonica Group chromosome 6, ASM3414082v1 genome:
- the LOC4341049 gene encoding U-box domain-containing protein 6: protein MENNNDGVIGISWRNSNPKVHSSMCSELTMMLDKVSSILPSIETAQPGCKAGIEELCNLYNIVDKGKLIIQNCIECSSLYLAITGEATAMRCERIRDALRRSLFLVQNMVPSSLANQVADVHDDLGDVKFIVDPEEDEAGKAILEMLRQSDATQEHELQTFLFAASKLNLTSPKAILIERRAIKKLLDKINGNDPKKEGILKFFQYLVRKYGKTMKPEGSAKNEGVDVANVTSSTNLIASGTDAPQKCFSPTNSWTGRCEEQNNLSRFSTPPEFCCPLSMKLMYDPVIIASGQTYERENIEKWFSEGYDICPRTQLKLENFTITPNTCMKAVICNWCKDNELEFTSLPEQFHSYSVSSLHNISAPLVAGTKRDYMSDHSSSSVALSGSSYVSSPMRETEESRTNSTQFFSNAYYQLYLSFSSFNKEMFLNFFYELSELPMELQVKAVRDFKSVLNREYQIWRSMISNGFLEAFLEFLKNDNGKCTMEAQRTGIQFFLAFLRNSRTRIPSISEDAVRLVASFLDSELKTEALEILHELLQQPSCRKSRLMASVVAPSVFLAWDSADSLCLELVLKIICELSFKNDVQSFLISSGIISKLSPILSQGKSPECCLKILLNLSEGKQAADLIIRTDQCLSSISDYLDTGSSVEREHASGILLALCSRSIDDCVLVMKEGVIPALVDLSVNGTEVAKASSIKLLQLLRDSRQSDQFGNSCSSEVAVNGAAENSPIGTICKQPISKSARYISRKLSIFSKPRSLTLV, encoded by the exons ATGGAGAATAATAATGATGGAGTGATTGGAATATCCTGGCGTAATTCTAATCCAAAG GTTCACAGCTCAATGTGCAGTGAATTGACAATGATGTTAGATAAAGTCTCTTCTATTCTTCCCTCAATCGAAACTGCTCAACCAGGATGTAAAGCGGGTATAGAGGAACTATGCAACCTGTACAACATAGTTGACAAAGGAAAACTCATAATCCAGAACTGCATTGAGTGCAGTAGTCTTTACTTG GCTATTACAGGGGAGGCAACTGCAATGCGGTGCGAAAGGATAAGAGATGCGCTGAGGCGAAGCTTGTTCCTGGTTCAGAATATGGTCCCGTCATCATTAGCTAATCAG GTGGCTGATGTTCATGATGATCTTGGGGATGTGAAATTCATTGTTGACCCAGAAGAAGATGAGGCTGGCAAAGCCATTTTGGAGATGCTTCGGCAGTCTGATGCAACCCAAGAACATGAACTCCAGACTTTCTTGTTTGCAGCGTCAAAGTTAAATTTGACGTCACCAAAGGCTATCTTAATTGAAAGACGAGCAATCAAGAAACTACTGGACAAGATCAATGGTAATGATCCCAAAAAGGAAGGAATACTCAAATTTTTTCAATATCTAGTTAGGAAATATGGAAAGACTATGAAGCCTGAGGGTAGTGCAAAGAATGAAGGTGTGGATGTTGCAAACGTTACTTCGAGTACAAACCTAATTGCTAGTGGTACCGATGCTCCACAGAAATGCTTTTCACCTACAAACTCTTGGACTGGAAGATGTGAAGAGCAGAATAATTTGTCACGATTTTCTACTCCTCCAGAGTTCTGCTGCCCACTATCTATGAAGCTGATGTACGATCCTGTGATAATAGCATCTGGACAAACCTATGAGAGAGAGAACATTGAGAAATGGTTCAGTGAGGGATATGATATTTGTCCTAGGACACAGTTAAAGTTAGAAAATTTCACGATTACTCCAAATACTTGTATGAAGGCTGTGATCTGCAACTGGTGCAAAGATAATGAGCTTGAATTCACTTCTTTACCTGAACAATTTCATAGTTACTCTGTTTCAAGTCTACACAATATCTCAGCACCTCTAGTTGCTGGAACAAAGAGAGATTACATGTCTGATCATAGCAGTTCATCTGTTGCATTATCTGGTTCTAGTTATGTATCATCTCCAATGCGGGAAACAGAAGAGTCAAGGACTAATTCTACTCAGTTTTTTTCAAACGCTTATTACCAGTTGTATTTGTCCTTCAGCAGCTTCAACAAGGAGATGTTTCTGAATTTCTTTTACGAGCTGTCCGAGCTTCCAATGGAACTTCAAGTGAAGGCTGTCAGAGATTTCAAAAGTGTTCTGAATCGTGAATATCAAATTTGGCGTTCTATGATTTCCAATGGTTTTTTAGAAGCATTTCTTGAGTTTCTTAAGAACGATAATGGAAAATGCACAATGGAAGCTCAAAGAACTGGCATTCAGTTTTTTCTTGCTTTTCTACGTAATAGCAG GACCCGAATTCCATCCATTAGTGAAGATGCAGTGCGTCTCGTTGCTTCATTTCTTGATTCAGAGTTAAAAACTGAAGCATTGGAGATACTCCATGAACTGCTGCAGCAACCAAGTTGTCGGAAATCTCGTCTCATGGCATCTGTTGTTGCTCCATCTGTGTTTCTAGCTTGGGATAGTGCAGACTCCCTGTGCCTAGAACTAGTTTTGAAGATCATCTGCGAGCTTTCATTCAAAAATGATGTACAATCTTTCCTAATTTCTTCTGGAATAATCTCAAAGCTATCTCCAATTCTCAGTCAAGGGAAATCGCCTGAGTGTTGCCTAAAGATTCTACTAAATTTAAGTGAAGGGAAACAAGCTGCGGATCTCATTATCAGAACTGATCAATGCCTCAGTTCTATTTCAGATTATCTGGACACAGGAAGCTCCGTGGAACGCGAGCATGCGTCAGGTATCCTTCTTGCCTTATGCTCTCGCAGCATCGACGATTGTGTTCTTGTCATGAAGGAAGGTGTCATCCCTGCGCTGGTCGATTTGTCGGTCAATGGAACTGAGGTTGCAAAGGCTTCTTCAATCAAGTTGCTTCAACTTCTCAGGGACTCTAGACAAAGCGACCAGTTTGGCAATTCATGTTCAAGTGAGGTGGCTGTCAATGGTGCAGCAGAGAATTCGCCCATTGGCACGATCTGCAAACAACCAATATCAAAATCAGCTCGGTATATCTCAAGAAAGCTCAGCATTTTCTCGAAACCTCGATCGCTGACCCTCGTCTGA